GGCAAAGTACTCAGCCCTATCCTTGGCGCAGCACTCGCCATGTGGATTTGGTACGTCCCGTTTTTGTCCATCCCGGTATTTTGCGCGGTCTCTGTCATCCTCGTGGCGTGGCTGGTCAAAGTTCCGCGAAAAACCAACGAGGAAAAAGTCGAGTTCCACACGTTCCTGGCGTCATTGCGCAGCATCTTCGCGGACAAAGGGCGATGGCTGGTTGCCATTTTCTCCATCGGCGGCATTTGTATGTTTGTCATCTTTGGCGCGATGTTTTACTTATCCTCCCAGCTAGAGGACGTTTTCCATATCGACGGTGTAATCAAAGGGCTGATTCTCGCCATTCCGCTGTTATCCTTGTGTATCACTTCCTATTTTACTGGTAAGAAAATTCACGACAACAAGGAACGCATGAAGTGGCTATCCTTTTCCGGTTGTGTGATTCAAACCGCAGCCATTACTGCCGGAGCGGCAGTGAACAATATTTATGTGCTGATTGGTGCGCTCGTCGTAGGTGGTGCAGGTATTGGGTTGGTATTGCCGTGCCTGGATTCCCTGATTACCAGTGGCATTGACAAGCAGGAACGCGGCAGTGTGACATCGCTTTACAGTAGCGTTCGTTACATCGGTGTAGCCGCCGGTCCACCTGCCGTATCCCTGTTAAGCAAGGTCTCGCATCAAGCCGTGTTCTTCAGCATCAGTGGACTGTGTGCCATCTCGGCTGTCGTGTCACTGCTGGCAATCAAGCCGGGATCGACAAACAAGGCAAGTACCAGTGAACATGCCGCGACCCATCGACAGATCCATGGCCAGGCACGTCGACCAGGGCCCATGTGATGTTGTGTTGAACACATATTTCATTTAGAACGCAAGAATCTTCGAATCTCCCCATTCAAAGTCTCGGCCGCTCTGGTCGGGACTTGATGATGTGCGCCCGGAATGACAACCTGAGTAGCTTGTGGAAGGCAATTCTTAAAAATCTCCCGATAGCGCAACAGACGTCTATCTTTTTCTCCAAACACCAAACGGATTGGCATTTGCATGGATGGTAGGTCATCGGAACATCGATAGCGAATGGCTTCACCAAACAAGTCAGCCACATTGCGCACATTACAACGAATCCCGGAAAGATACATATTGCGCAGCGCGCGTCTACTATCGGCATTGGCTACTGCCAGCGCCAGCGCCAACGTCTGCATGCCAGCCGGTTAGGCAAATTTCAAAGCCATGGACAACTCCATGCGCAATCTAGCATCACTGACCTCGGAAAATGCGCTAATTGGAATAATGCCATACGCGCGTTCAGGATAACGCCGCGCAAACTCCAAGGCAATTTGCCCACCCATGGAATAGCCAGCGACGACCGCTCGATATAAGTTTAAGGAGTCCATCAGGTGGCAGATATCGTCGGCAACGATAGGATACGACAGCGGATTTTTTGACACATCACTCCCTGCATGACCGCGCAATTCCATTAAAATCACTTGAAACTGTCGAGACAGGTCGATGGCTTGTTTATAAAACACGAAGGAACCGACCATCGGTGGTGGAACGAAGATGATGGGGACCCCTTGTCCAAACGTGTGATATTGGATACGAACGTCATTCAACACGGTTACCGGCAAATCAAACGCCTCCGTTTCTCAAAGCAGGCATCGCCTGCATAACGTAGGACGTTCAGATTACCCAGTTCACTGCCAACTTACGTGCATACGCCATCGATATCCATGGTCGATATCCATGGATGGTTTGGAGGGGGAGGTGAGAGTGTGTGCGAACTATGCGGTGAACACCTCGGTGGTTTTCAGTCAGGATTCAGCGCCCAAAAAGTACCTCGGGAAGAAGCGAAGTACCCGGATTATCTCATCTGTTCCCACGGTTGCAAAGAAGTCATTCAGTTAGTCAGCCACGTATCTGGAGAAGTGGAGTTTGAACTGTGTGCTATCGAGGCGCTCCGAATGGCACAAGTTTTGATAGCTGCGGTTCACGGTGACACCGAACCCGGCGACACACACGATTGAGGCAGCACACGTTTTGTTCGCCAGCCGTATTTTTGCAGCTTTACACTGTTTCGACACATTTCGCAAAATATCAACCGTATAATTGATCTAATCAATCATACAACCCTGCCACTTACTTTAACCATAACGCGCCGTAACCGACGTACTCTTGTGTGAGGTGACCATTGTGGAAGGATGCTTCTTTACCGACGCAGAACGCATGACCATCGATAAAGTGGTGCAGCAAACAGGTGCTGACCGCTGGCGTGTGGAAATTGCGGCACTTCGCATGCGTTCGCACCCAGAACTGCGTGGGTTCGACTTATTGCAATGGATTCGCGAATCCCTCTCGGACACCATGGATGAAATTCGTCAAGCATGAGATGAGCTCGGGGAATAAGCCAACCACAGGACAGAGATGATAATAGAAGCCAATGACCAAATTGACGTTCGGGGGAGGGAATTCCGAGTTGGCAATTTCTACGCTGACCCTTGAGGGCGCCACATGTCCCATGTGCGCGAATGCGGTATCCAATGCATTGCACTCATTACAAGGAGTTCAACATCTAGATGTCGATCTCGCCGACCAAATTGCCACCATTACGTACGACGACGATGAAACGACGGACGCGTCTATCCGAGAAACGGTCGACCGTGCGAGCTGTGCCACCCATTGACACCAAAACCTACGCCGCAGGCATCCTGCGGCGTAGGTTTCAGTACTATTTTGCAAACACCAAGTGATCATACTGTTTCACACGAACGCGTGATTGAACCCAATTGGACGAAGACGTCTCACTGGGATTGTAAAACACCGTCGCGTGCGGAACATCTTCCGCACCATTCAGCACATCCTTGGCCGCCTGTATACTAGAAGCGTTTGGAGTCTTATAAATCGCACCGTTCGGCACGCACGAAAACTGATGAACGCCACCAACGGTCTCGAACACCACATCATGAACCGATGTCCCGTGCTTACCGCTGCGCAGTCGGTGTAAGACGACGTCCCCAACGCCGATTTGCGCCATCCGGGATTCGCCGCCGGCTTCCGCGTTGATGACGCGCGCCATCCAATAGAGATTTTGCTTCGTCTCCACACGCGAACGTCCACTCGATTGAGCCGAATGATTGCGCACCGACTTATGCACTGTCCGGTTCTTTGTCTGTCTCGACTTCGCACGAACCGGTACCCGGTGTACTTGCTTCACCGTTGATGCGGATTTTGAAAAATGGACATCGTTCGGATCAGTCGCCCCATGCGCTGAGGCAACCATTAGACCCCAAACTGAAGCGGCCGTAGACACACCGATTATCAAGCGCGACAATCGCATGTCATCCACAACCTCTCATGTTGTCCACATCGGCTAATCTTAACATGAGCGGCCAATCAACGAAATGTAAAACATCTGTCTACAGAGGCGTACACTACCAAAAATAAAAAAACGTGGATTCGGCGCTAGCCAAAACCCACGTTTTTTTATGTTGGAGGCGCCAACCGGATTCGAACCGGTGGTAAAGGTTTTGCAGACCTCTGCCTTACCACTTGGCTATGGCGCCACGCTGCGAAATACGAAACCTTGAATAGACAGGCCGTTTTCGCGAACTTGGAGCGGAAGACGGGATTCGAACCCGCGACCCTCGCCTTGGCAAGGCGATGCTCTACCCCTGAGCCACTTCCGCACGAAAAGATGGTGGCTCGGGACGGAATCGAACCGCCGACACGAGGATTTTCAGTCCTCTGCTCTACCGACTGAGCTACCGAGCCAAACTTTGCGCAACAAGAACGGTACATTCCCTGTGAATCAGGTGTAAATCAACCCGCCGCACAGATGGTGGAGCCGATGGGATTCGAACCCACAACCCCTACGCTGCCAGCGTAGTGCTCTCCCATTGAGCTACGGCCCCGTTTGTAACGAACGCATTTCATTCTACAACATCATTGCTAGGATGGCAATACATAAAACTCAAAGGGTTTTTTGCATAAATTTGGATTACACCGCGCAACCTACGCTTGAACGTAACGACATGAGATGAGGAGGACGAATATGAAAAAGTGGGTGATGGCGCTGTCGTTAGTGGGGTGCTTAACCTGCTCCACTGGTACAGTGTTCGCGGCGAGTGATTCGAGTGCCAAACCGACACATACGACACTACACCCTGTCACGGCTGACGTCCAAGACGTCGATGGACCTGCTGTGCACAATTGGGGAGATATTAAATCCAGTGTACAGGTTACGCGGGATACACTTCGTGAAGCCTATCAGGCTAGTCACGATGCATACACGCAGAAGCTGCAAAAATACGCGAAGTGTACGCCAACACAAGCCAAGAAGGCCGTTATGGCAGAACACCCCGGGATGACGGTAGAGGAGTTGCAGTTGCGCAACATTCGGACAAACCTGGTCTACATGTCCATTGTGCGCGATGACGAAGATAAGTATCTCGTCATTGTCGATGCAGGGAACGGCAGCATCTTGGTCGACAGGCGAATTCCGACGCATCACGAGCGGGTTTTCGCCAATGGCGACGATTAA
Above is a genomic segment from Alicyclobacillus acidoterrestris containing:
- a CDS encoding cell wall hydrolase — its product is MSRLIIGVSTAASVWGLMVASAHGATDPNDVHFSKSASTVKQVHRVPVRAKSRQTKNRTVHKSVRNHSAQSSGRSRVETKQNLYWMARVINAEAGGESRMAQIGVGDVVLHRLRSGKHGTSVHDVVFETVGGVHQFSCVPNGAIYKTPNASSIQAAKDVLNGAEDVPHATVFYNPSETSSSNWVQSRVRVKQYDHLVFAK
- a CDS encoding alpha/beta fold hydrolase, which translates into the protein MQTLALALAVANADSRRALRNMYLSGIRCNVRNVADLFGEAIRYRCSDDLPSMQMPIRLVFGEKDRRLLRYREIFKNCLPQATQVVIPGAHHQVPTRAAETLNGEIRRFLRSK
- a CDS encoding PepSY domain-containing protein; the encoded protein is MKKWVMALSLVGCLTCSTGTVFAASDSSAKPTHTTLHPVTADVQDVDGPAVHNWGDIKSSVQVTRDTLREAYQASHDAYTQKLQKYAKCTPTQAKKAVMAEHPGMTVEELQLRNIRTNLVYMSIVRDDEDKYLVIVDAGNGSILVDRRIPTHHERVFANGDD
- a CDS encoding MFS transporter, with translation MQANKKLDLVALASIPLIMTLGNSMLIPVLPEMERQLHIGSFQVSMVITVYSVVAIFLIPVAGYLSDQFGRKKIIIPSLVITGIGGLIAGGAAWFMQSSYWVILAGRFLQGIGAAGSFPIVLPLVGDMFKREDDVSQGLGLIETANTFGKVLSPILGAALAMWIWYVPFLSIPVFCAVSVILVAWLVKVPRKTNEEKVEFHTFLASLRSIFADKGRWLVAIFSIGGICMFVIFGAMFYLSSQLEDVFHIDGVIKGLILAIPLLSLCITSYFTGKKIHDNKERMKWLSFSGCVIQTAAITAGAAVNNIYVLIGALVVGGAGIGLVLPCLDSLITSGIDKQERGSVTSLYSSVRYIGVAAGPPAVSLLSKVSHQAVFFSISGLCAISAVVSLLAIKPGSTNKASTSEHAATHRQIHGQARRPGPM
- a CDS encoding heavy-metal-associated domain-containing protein, which encodes MAISTLTLEGATCPMCANAVSNALHSLQGVQHLDVDLADQIATITYDDDETTDASIRETVDRASCATH
- a CDS encoding alpha/beta fold hydrolase, with translation MPVTVLNDVRIQYHTFGQGVPIIFVPPPMVGSFVFYKQAIDLSRQFQVILMELRGHAGSDVSKNPLSYPIVADDICHLMDSLNLYRAVVAGYSMGGQIALEFARRYPERAYGIIPISAFSEVSDARLRMELSMALKFA